From Dermochelys coriacea isolate rDerCor1 chromosome 8, rDerCor1.pri.v4, whole genome shotgun sequence, the proteins below share one genomic window:
- the LOC119860449 gene encoding uricase-like: MTPFIEQQQQQLLFSAIQDSEVTMQQPAVCHVPNEDLEILNAEYGKNMIKLLHIRRDGKKHCIKEVEACVHLRLDSVNEYSQGDNSAVIPTDTMKNTVIALAKCNGIETIEQFALDICNHFISSYCHVVYVKAYIQEAPWRRIEQNGVPHVHSFIFVPEGIRFCEVEQCQNGCPLISSGIKDLKLKKTTQSGFEGFCRDKYTTLPETTDRVLSAELFCKWCYGKCQDIDFDCVWGTVHECVLEAFSGPPECGEYSPSYQKTVNDIQKLILARVPQIEETEVILNNIHYFFTDLKKLGLTNEKEVLIPVETPYGSCTCVVRRKKCLEEQA, encoded by the exons AATGAAGATCTGGAAATCTTAAATGCTGAGTATGGAAAGAACATGATTAAGCTTCTCCACATTAGAAGAGATGGCAAGAAACACTGCAttaaagaagtggaagcttgTGTACATCTTAGACTGGATTCTGTCAATGAATACTCACAGGGAGACAATTCTGCTGTTATCCCTACTGACACCATGAAGAACACTGTCATTGCTTTGGCAAAATGCAACGGG ATTGAAACTATAGAACAATTTGCTCTGGATATCTGCAATCACTTCATTTCATCATATTGTCATGTGGTGTACGTCAAGGCCTACATTCAAGAGGCACCATGGCGGCGTATAGAACAG AATGGAGTTCCCCATGTCCATTCCTTTATCTTTGTTCCTGAAGGAATTCGCTTTTGTGAAGTCGAACAGTGTCAGAATG GTTGTCCACTTATTTCTTCTGGAATTAAAGATCTGAAACTTAAGAAAACAACACAATCTGGCTTTGAAGGCTTCTGCAGGGACAAATACACCACACTGCCTGAGACAACAGATAGGGTTTTAAGTGCAGAACTATTCTGCAAGTGGTGCTATGGCAAGTGCCAAGATATTGACTTTGACTGTGTATG GGGCACTGTTCATGAGTGTGTCCTTGAGGCATTTTCTGGGCCACCTGAGTGTGGGGAATACTCACCCTCTTACCAGAAGACTGTCAATGATATTCAGAAGCTCATCCTGGCAAGAGTTCCTCAG ATAGAGGAGACTGAAGTCATCTTGAACAACATTCACTATTTCTTCACAGACTTGAAGAAACTGGGATTGACCAATGAAAAGGAG GTTCTGATCCCAGTGGAGACTCCCTATGGTTCTTGTACGTGCGTAGTCCGTAGGAAGAAGTGCTTAGAAGAGCAAGCCTAA
- the DNASE2B gene encoding deoxyribonuclease-2-beta isoform X2 — translation MQPRFLLYKLPKYIRKESPGTGLEYMYMDSLTQAWQLSKFLINMTQSALGQTLNQLYEAYKSKNDSNAYVIYNDDVPHSKHYSWKQGHTKGFLLLDKSQGFWGIHSIPLFPPFPEEGYGYPPTGKQNAQMAICITFRYNQFAEIDKQLLCYNPNIYNCSIPDIFHLDLPNLQKLCVGSALPLVPWRHLSKLQSAQGENFLHFAKSRFFVDDIYVAWMAQQLQTDLLAESWQHDGQELPSNCSLQHHVYNINLIKTPGNSTFHSYYDHSKWCVSWRYEDLWTCIGDLNRAPQQAWRSGGFICTQNQYVYKAFRHMIFHYHSCNNS, via the exons GTTTCTTCTTTACAAGTTACCAAAGTATATCAGAAAAGAGAGTCCCGGAACTGGTTTGGAGTACATGTACATGGATTCTTTGACGCAAGCTTGGCAATTGAGTAAATTCCTGATCAATATGACACAGAGTGCCCTGGGGCAAACATTAAACCAACTTTATGAAGCTTATAAATCCAAG AACGACAGCAATGCCTATGTGATATACAATGATGATGTCCCTCATTCAAAGCAttacagctggaaacaaggacaCACTAAAG GATTTCTGCTCTTGGACAAATCACAAGGTTTCTGGGGGATTCACAGCATCCCTCTGTTCCCTCCATTTCCTGAGGAGGGTTATGGATATCCACCAACCGGAAAGCAAAATGCACAGATGGCCATCTGTATAACATTCAGATATAACCAGTTTGCAGAAATAG ACAAACAGTTGTTATGCTACAATCCAAACATCTATAACTGCTCCATCCCTGACATCTTTCACCTTGACCTCCCAAATCTGCAGAAGCTTTGTGTAGGTTCTGCACTGCCTCTAGTCCCTTGGCGCCACCTCTCCAAACTCCAGTCAGCCCAGGGAGAAAACTTCCTCCACTTTGCTAAATCACGCTTTTTTGTTGATG ATATCTATGTAGCCTGGATGGCTCAACAATTGCAGACAGATTTGTTAGCAGAATCCTGGCAGCATGATGGACAGGAGCTTCCCTCAAACTGCTCTCTCCAACACCACGTCTACAATATAAACCTCATTAAGACACCAGGGAATTCCACTTTCCATTCCTATTATGATCATTCTAAATGGTGTGTTTCCTGGAGATATGAAGATCTGTGGACGTGCATTGGAGACTTAAACCGTGCTCCTCAACAGGCTTGGAGAAGTGGTGGTTTCATTTGTACCCAGAATCAGTACGTTTACAAAGCTTTCAGACACATGATCTTCCATTACCATAGCTGTAATAACTCCTGA